A part of Synechococcus sp. KORDI-49 genomic DNA contains:
- a CDS encoding shikimate dehydrogenase, producing MINGGTALVGLLGNPVRHSLSPAMHNAALAELGLNWRYLALPCEQHHLRDVLDGLHAVGCRGLNVTIPHKQSVAGLCRKLSPLACRLGAVNTLIPDSGSSWTGSNTDVNGFLAPLETHIDWTGRRAVVVGCGGSARAVVAGLQTLHLAAISVIGRQTTTLQPFVEDLNLEEAPLDPLLDSDPSIADVVAASDLIVNTTPVGMAQHGEAGAMPLGESLWSGIKTEATLYDLIYTPRPTAWLQWGRKRQLHCIDGLEMLVQQGAASLRLWSGHDDVPVDAMRSAAETALKT from the coding sequence ATGATCAACGGCGGCACAGCCCTGGTGGGACTGCTCGGCAACCCGGTGCGGCATTCCCTCTCACCAGCGATGCACAACGCGGCCCTGGCTGAGCTCGGGCTGAACTGGCGCTATCTCGCTCTGCCCTGTGAACAACACCATCTCCGGGATGTGCTCGACGGACTCCACGCCGTGGGCTGCCGCGGCCTCAACGTCACCATTCCCCACAAGCAGTCCGTTGCCGGCCTGTGCCGGAAGCTGAGCCCACTGGCATGCCGTCTAGGGGCCGTGAACACCCTGATTCCTGACAGCGGAAGCAGCTGGACAGGCAGCAACACCGATGTGAACGGTTTCCTCGCCCCCCTTGAAACCCACATCGACTGGACGGGACGCCGGGCGGTGGTGGTCGGCTGCGGTGGGTCGGCCAGGGCGGTGGTGGCAGGCCTGCAGACTCTCCATCTGGCTGCGATCAGCGTGATCGGGCGGCAAACCACGACCCTTCAACCGTTTGTGGAGGATCTGAACCTGGAGGAAGCACCCCTGGACCCTCTGCTCGATTCGGACCCATCCATCGCGGACGTGGTCGCAGCCAGCGACCTGATCGTCAACACAACCCCTGTCGGCATGGCTCAGCACGGCGAAGCCGGCGCCATGCCACTGGGAGAGAGCCTCTGGAGCGGAATCAAAACCGAAGCAACGCTCTATGACCTGATCTACACCCCGCGCCCCACCGCCTGGCTGCAATGGGGCCGAAAGCGCCAGCTGCACTGCATCGATGGCCTGGAGATGCTGGTGCAGCAGGGGGCCGCTTCCCTGAGGCTCTGGAGCGGCCATGACGATGTGCCGGTGGATGCCATGCGCTCGGCAGCTGAAACCGCGCTGAAGACCTAG
- a CDS encoding DUF3134 domain-containing protein: protein MSALDSINPSLTRYGRRDPAPVLPLREEPDLLTWLEASGRLVADEESSSPEVSTVEEEELSALMGEKEDYNNADEQNEEQWED from the coding sequence ATGAGTGCTCTCGACAGCATCAACCCTTCCCTGACCCGCTACGGGCGCAGGGATCCGGCACCGGTGCTGCCGCTGCGAGAAGAGCCGGATCTGCTCACCTGGCTCGAAGCCAGTGGTCGTCTGGTGGCTGATGAGGAATCGAGCTCTCCTGAAGTGAGCACCGTGGAGGAGGAGGAGCTCTCCGCCCTGATGGGTGAGAAGGAGGATTACAACAACGCCGACGAACAGAACGAGGAGCAGTGGGAGGACTGA
- the rpsF gene encoding 30S ribosomal protein S6, translating to MTHDPYYETMYILRPDIPEEEVESHLTKYRDMLVETGAEVLDNQMRGKRRLAYPINKHKEGIYVQLSHNGDGQQVAVLEKAMRLSEDVIRYLTVKQEGPLPAPRVMPGSEAPAQPQEQQQASEAPAGTAG from the coding sequence ATGACGCACGATCCCTATTACGAGACCATGTACATCCTCCGCCCGGACATTCCGGAGGAGGAAGTGGAGAGCCACCTCACCAAATACCGCGACATGCTCGTGGAGACGGGAGCGGAAGTGCTGGACAATCAGATGCGCGGCAAGCGCCGTCTGGCCTACCCGATCAACAAGCACAAAGAAGGGATCTATGTGCAACTGAGCCACAACGGTGACGGTCAGCAGGTGGCTGTGCTCGAGAAGGCGATGCGCCTCAGTGAGGATGTGATCCGCTATCTCACCGTGAAGCAGGAAGGCCCGTTGCCGGCACCGCGTGTCATGCCGGGCAGCGAAGCGCCTGCTCAGCCGCAGGAACAACAGCAGGCATCGGAAGCACCTGCGGGAACAGCCGGCTGA
- the pstS gene encoding phosphate ABC transporter substrate-binding protein PstS, with translation MRRSNIFKSLAATAGITATVTLAGCGGGTGGGGGDQVTGKLNGAGASFPAAIYQRWFQELQPEGVAVNYQSVGSGAGVRQFTAGTVDFGASDKPMKKDEIAKVSRGVLQIPMTAGAIAVAYNLDGCDLKLSQDQLAGIFLGKVKNFNELGCADQAITVVRRSDGSGTTYNFTKHLSAINEEWKTKIGAAKAVKWPTGVGSKGNEGVAAQLNQIKGGVGYVEAAYVKGKLQAAAVTNASGEQVKPTNETESAALDSIDIGPELIGGNPNPPQGYPIVTFTWVLAYETGNGGKTAALKKAFEFMLSEKAQAQAPDLGYVTLPKGVVEKSLAAVEKITE, from the coding sequence ATGCGTCGTTCCAACATCTTCAAAAGTCTTGCGGCCACTGCCGGCATCACCGCCACCGTGACGCTCGCCGGCTGTGGCGGCGGCACCGGTGGAGGAGGGGGTGACCAGGTCACAGGCAAGCTCAATGGCGCCGGTGCCTCGTTCCCCGCGGCCATTTATCAGCGCTGGTTCCAGGAGCTCCAGCCCGAGGGCGTGGCGGTCAACTACCAGTCGGTTGGCTCCGGCGCCGGAGTGCGGCAGTTCACGGCCGGAACCGTGGATTTCGGTGCATCCGACAAGCCGATGAAAAAGGATGAGATCGCCAAGGTGAGCCGTGGTGTGCTGCAGATCCCGATGACGGCCGGAGCCATCGCAGTCGCTTACAACCTCGACGGATGCGATCTGAAACTGAGCCAGGACCAGCTGGCCGGAATCTTCCTCGGCAAGGTCAAGAACTTCAACGAGCTGGGCTGCGCTGATCAGGCGATCACCGTGGTCCGTCGCTCCGACGGTTCCGGCACCACGTACAACTTCACCAAGCATCTCTCCGCCATCAACGAGGAGTGGAAGACCAAGATCGGTGCTGCGAAGGCCGTCAAATGGCCCACGGGCGTCGGCTCGAAAGGCAATGAAGGCGTTGCCGCCCAGCTGAATCAGATCAAGGGTGGAGTGGGTTATGTGGAAGCCGCCTATGTGAAGGGCAAGCTTCAGGCCGCCGCCGTCACCAATGCCTCCGGTGAGCAGGTGAAGCCCACCAATGAAACGGAAAGCGCCGCTCTCGACTCCATCGACATCGGCCCGGAGCTCATCGGTGGCAACCCGAATCCACCTCAGGGTTACCCGATCGTTACCTTCACCTGGGTGCTGGCGTACGAAACGGGCAACGGCGGCAAGACCGCCGCTCTGAAGAAGGCCTTCGAGTTCATGCTGTCCGAGAAAGCTCAGGCACAGGCCCCTGATCTCGGCTACGTCACCCTGCCCAAGGGTGTGGTGGAGAAGTCCCTGGCTGCGGTCGAGAAAATCACTGAGTGA
- the mraY gene encoding phospho-N-acetylmuramoyl-pentapeptide-transferase produces the protein MSASQENRSHRWWENGSLSASLLIGVVLAASVATDKWIANAQLSLPLLISMTTAALVAAAGIPRLRALKMGQVIREEGPKAHLSKSGTPTMGGLLVVPVGVIIGGLISPEGEASQQLLAVAAVTLAYMVIGGFDDWRSLTRRTNTGLTPRGKLFLQMVAAVAFLSVAAWHGWIDSTISLPLGVTLPLGLLIWPLGLFVFLAESNATNLTDGLDGLASGCGALVFAGLAIQLMLRGHSGDPAMAGFCMAMAGAWLGFLMHNRNPARAFMGDTGSLAMGAALSAVALLTDSLWPLLVMGGVFLAESVSVIVQVWVFKATKGPDGQGRRIFRMAPLHHHFELGGTSERTVVPCFWLMTAGLVLLGLLLRPIG, from the coding sequence GTGTCCGCCAGCCAGGAGAACCGTTCCCATCGCTGGTGGGAGAACGGATCGCTCAGTGCGTCCCTTCTGATCGGGGTTGTTCTGGCCGCCAGCGTCGCCACCGACAAGTGGATCGCGAACGCTCAGCTGAGCCTGCCGCTGCTGATCAGCATGACCACTGCCGCACTGGTGGCAGCTGCGGGCATTCCACGGCTGCGGGCACTGAAGATGGGGCAGGTGATCCGGGAGGAGGGCCCAAAGGCCCACCTCAGCAAATCCGGCACACCCACGATGGGCGGCTTGCTGGTCGTGCCCGTGGGAGTGATCATCGGCGGCCTGATCAGTCCGGAAGGAGAGGCTTCCCAACAGCTGCTGGCCGTAGCTGCCGTGACACTCGCCTACATGGTGATCGGCGGATTCGACGACTGGCGCAGCCTCACACGACGCACCAACACCGGTCTGACGCCACGTGGAAAACTGTTTCTGCAGATGGTGGCGGCGGTCGCCTTCCTCAGCGTCGCTGCATGGCACGGCTGGATCGACAGCACGATCTCCCTGCCCCTTGGCGTGACACTTCCGCTGGGACTGCTGATCTGGCCCCTGGGGCTGTTCGTGTTCCTGGCTGAGAGCAACGCGACCAACCTGACCGATGGCCTCGATGGACTGGCCAGTGGCTGTGGTGCCCTGGTGTTCGCCGGTCTGGCCATCCAGTTGATGCTCCGAGGTCACAGCGGAGATCCCGCCATGGCGGGTTTCTGCATGGCGATGGCCGGGGCCTGGCTCGGTTTTCTGATGCACAACCGCAACCCGGCCCGAGCTTTCATGGGTGACACCGGTTCCCTTGCCATGGGAGCCGCTCTCAGCGCCGTTGCCCTGCTCACCGACAGTCTCTGGCCGCTGCTGGTGATGGGAGGAGTCTTTCTCGCCGAGTCCGTGTCCGTGATCGTGCAGGTCTGGGTGTTCAAAGCCACCAAGGGACCCGATGGCCAGGGGCGTCGCATCTTCCGGATGGCACCACTGCACCACCACTTCGAACTGGGTGGCACCAGCGAACGCACGGTGGTGCCATGCTTCTGGCTGATGACAGCGGGACTGGTGCTGCTGGGCCTGCTGTTGCGCCCCATCGGCTGA
- a CDS encoding Tic20 family protein, with product MEIPVWQRVVAPLVYLLPWSDAIPFGGPLFQQYPWMQWFTLPVLPLALLEQSVPFGLGGLLLFFVLFLAVVRNPNVPYFVRFNTLQALLTDIILVVLGFAFTILLQPLGGSGLLMRTLSSTVVIATLAILLFALAECLRGREPDLPGISQAVRMQLY from the coding sequence GTGGAGATTCCTGTCTGGCAGCGGGTGGTGGCCCCTTTGGTTTATCTGCTGCCCTGGAGCGACGCCATTCCTTTTGGAGGCCCGCTGTTCCAGCAGTACCCATGGATGCAGTGGTTCACGCTTCCCGTTCTGCCCCTGGCACTGCTCGAACAGAGCGTTCCCTTCGGACTCGGGGGCCTGCTGCTGTTCTTCGTGCTGTTTCTGGCGGTTGTTCGCAACCCGAACGTTCCCTACTTCGTACGTTTCAACACGCTCCAGGCGCTGCTCACCGACATCATTCTCGTCGTGCTGGGCTTCGCCTTCACGATCCTGCTCCAACCCCTCGGCGGAAGCGGACTGTTGATGCGGACGCTGTCCAGCACCGTGGTGATCGCCACGTTGGCGATCCTGCTGTTCGCCCTGGCGGAGTGCCTGCGCGGCCGCGAGCCGGACCTGCCGGGCATCAGCCAGGCTGTCCGCATGCAGTTGTACTGA
- the dnaK gene encoding molecular chaperone DnaK, whose translation MGKVVGIDLGTTNSCVSVMEGGKPTVIANAEGFRTTPSVVAYTKNQDQLVGQIAKRQAVMNPDNTFYSVKRFIGRRVDEVNEESKEVSYGVEKAGSNVKVKCPILDKQFAPEEVSAQVLRKLAEDAGKYLGETVTQAVITVPAYFNDSQRQATKDAGKIAGLEVLRIINEPTAAALAYGLDKKSNERILVFDLGGGTFDVSVLEVGDGVFEVLSTSGDTHLGGDDFDKVIVDHLAETFKSNEGIDLRQDKQALQRLTEAAEKAKIELSNATQSEINLPFITATPEGPKHLDLTLTRAKFEELASNLIDRCRIPVEQALKDAKLSSSELDEIVMVGGSTRIPAVLELVKRTTSKDPNQTVNPDEVVAVGAAIQGGVLAGEVKDILLLDVTPLSLGVETLGGVMTKMITRNTTVPTKKTETYSTAVDGQTNVEIHVLQGEREMASDNKSLGTFRLDGIPPAPRGVPQIEVTFDIDANGILSVTAKDKGSGKEQSISITGASTLSDSEVDKMVKDAEANASADKEKREKIDLKNQAETLVYQAEKQLSELGDKVDADAKTKVEEKRTKLQDAVNAEDYDAMKTLLEELQQELYTVGASVYQQAGAEAGASPDGEADPGNGAAGSTGASDDVIDAEFTESK comes from the coding sequence ATGGGCAAGGTTGTCGGCATTGACCTTGGCACTACGAACAGCTGCGTGTCTGTGATGGAGGGTGGCAAGCCCACCGTCATCGCCAACGCCGAGGGCTTCCGCACAACGCCCTCCGTGGTCGCTTACACCAAGAACCAGGATCAGCTTGTCGGTCAGATCGCCAAACGTCAGGCGGTGATGAACCCAGACAACACCTTTTATTCCGTCAAGCGATTCATCGGCCGACGCGTCGATGAGGTCAATGAGGAATCCAAGGAAGTGAGCTACGGCGTCGAGAAGGCCGGCTCCAATGTGAAGGTGAAGTGCCCAATTCTCGACAAGCAGTTTGCCCCTGAGGAGGTGAGTGCCCAGGTGCTGCGCAAGCTGGCGGAGGACGCCGGCAAGTATCTCGGGGAAACGGTCACCCAGGCGGTGATCACCGTTCCCGCTTACTTCAACGACTCCCAGCGCCAGGCCACCAAGGATGCCGGCAAGATCGCCGGCCTCGAGGTGCTGCGGATCATCAACGAGCCCACTGCTGCCGCTCTGGCCTACGGACTCGACAAGAAGAGCAACGAGCGGATCCTGGTGTTCGACCTTGGCGGCGGCACCTTCGATGTGTCTGTGCTCGAAGTTGGTGACGGTGTCTTTGAGGTGTTGTCCACCTCCGGAGACACGCATCTGGGCGGTGATGACTTCGACAAGGTGATTGTTGATCATCTGGCCGAGACCTTCAAATCCAACGAAGGCATCGACCTCCGTCAGGACAAACAGGCTCTGCAGCGCCTCACCGAGGCAGCTGAAAAAGCCAAGATCGAGCTGTCCAACGCCACCCAGAGCGAGATCAACCTGCCGTTCATCACGGCCACCCCGGAAGGCCCGAAGCACCTGGATCTCACCCTCACCCGGGCCAAGTTCGAGGAGCTCGCCTCAAACCTGATCGACCGCTGCCGCATTCCTGTGGAGCAGGCGCTCAAGGACGCCAAGCTGTCCTCCAGCGAGCTCGACGAGATCGTGATGGTGGGTGGTTCCACCCGCATTCCGGCTGTTCTTGAACTGGTGAAGCGCACCACCAGCAAGGATCCCAACCAGACGGTGAACCCCGATGAGGTGGTGGCCGTCGGCGCCGCCATTCAGGGAGGTGTGCTCGCCGGTGAGGTGAAAGACATCCTGCTGCTGGATGTCACGCCTCTGTCTCTGGGTGTGGAAACCCTCGGTGGTGTGATGACCAAGATGATCACCCGCAACACCACGGTTCCCACCAAGAAGACCGAGACCTATTCCACAGCGGTCGATGGTCAGACCAACGTGGAAATTCACGTGCTCCAGGGTGAGCGCGAGATGGCGTCTGACAACAAGTCGCTCGGAACCTTCCGCCTCGACGGCATCCCTCCGGCTCCCCGTGGTGTCCCTCAGATCGAGGTCACCTTCGACATCGACGCCAACGGCATCCTCAGCGTCACCGCCAAGGACAAGGGCAGCGGCAAGGAGCAATCCATCTCGATCACCGGCGCCTCGACCCTCTCGGATTCCGAGGTGGACAAGATGGTGAAGGACGCCGAGGCCAACGCCAGCGCTGACAAGGAGAAGCGCGAAAAGATCGACCTCAAGAACCAGGCCGAGACCCTCGTCTATCAGGCCGAGAAGCAGCTCAGTGAGCTTGGTGACAAGGTCGATGCCGACGCCAAGACCAAGGTGGAGGAGAAGCGCACCAAGCTTCAGGACGCTGTCAATGCCGAGGATTACGACGCGATGAAGACCCTGCTGGAGGAACTGCAGCAGGAGCTCTACACCGTTGGAGCCTCCGTCTATCAGCAGGCTGGTGCTGAAGCGGGCGCATCTCCCGATGGTGAGGCTGACCCAGGCAATGGTGCCGCCGGCAGCACCGGTGCCAGTGATGATGTGATCGACGCTGAATTCACGGAATCCAAGTGA
- a CDS encoding argininosuccinate synthase has translation MGRANKVVLAYSGGVDTSVCIPYLKREWGVEEVITFAADLGQGDELEPIRLKALDAGASQSFVGDLIQPFIEEFAFPAIRANALYEGRYPLSTALARPLIARRLVEVAREVGADAVAHGCTGKGNDQVRFDVAIAALAPDLKVLTPAREWGMSREETIAYGERCGIPSPVSKKSPYSIDLNLLGRSIEAGPLEDPMVAPPEEVFAMTVSVADAPDVAEEIEIRFEAGDPVAINGTSLDPVAMIREANRLAGRHGIGRLDMIENRVVGIKSREIYETPGLLLLIQAHQELESLTLAADVLRSKRQLESQWADLVYQGLWFGPLKDALDGFMDRTQTHVNGVVRLRLLKGTATVIGRGSTESSLYVPEMASYGSEDRFDHRAAEGFIYVWGLPTRLWAASQRRSS, from the coding sequence ATGGGCCGCGCGAACAAGGTGGTGCTCGCCTACTCAGGCGGTGTCGATACCAGTGTCTGCATTCCATATCTGAAGCGGGAATGGGGTGTCGAGGAGGTGATCACCTTTGCCGCTGATCTCGGACAGGGCGATGAACTGGAGCCGATCCGCCTCAAGGCTCTCGATGCCGGCGCCAGTCAGTCCTTCGTCGGTGATCTGATCCAGCCGTTCATCGAGGAATTCGCGTTTCCTGCCATCCGGGCCAATGCTCTCTACGAAGGGCGTTATCCGTTGTCCACAGCGCTGGCAAGGCCTTTGATCGCCCGACGCCTCGTTGAGGTTGCCAGGGAAGTCGGTGCCGATGCCGTCGCTCATGGATGCACGGGCAAGGGCAACGACCAGGTGCGATTTGATGTGGCCATCGCTGCTCTGGCACCGGATCTGAAGGTCCTGACTCCGGCCAGGGAGTGGGGCATGAGTCGGGAGGAGACGATCGCCTACGGCGAGCGCTGCGGCATTCCCTCACCAGTGAGCAAGAAATCGCCCTATTCCATCGATCTGAACCTGCTGGGCCGCAGCATCGAGGCTGGTCCTCTGGAAGATCCGATGGTCGCCCCTCCGGAAGAGGTGTTCGCGATGACGGTATCCGTCGCTGATGCTCCGGATGTGGCCGAGGAGATCGAGATCCGTTTTGAAGCCGGCGATCCCGTGGCGATCAATGGAACGAGCCTCGATCCAGTGGCCATGATCCGCGAAGCCAATCGCCTGGCAGGCCGCCACGGCATCGGTCGACTGGACATGATCGAGAACCGGGTGGTCGGGATCAAATCCAGGGAGATCTATGAAACTCCGGGCTTGCTGCTGCTGATCCAGGCTCATCAGGAGCTGGAGAGCCTGACGCTGGCGGCGGATGTGCTGCGCAGCAAGCGACAGCTGGAAAGTCAGTGGGCTGATCTCGTTTACCAGGGTCTCTGGTTCGGTCCGCTGAAGGATGCTCTCGATGGGTTCATGGATCGCACGCAGACCCACGTCAATGGTGTGGTGCGGCTGCGGCTGCTCAAGGGCACGGCCACGGTGATCGGCCGTGGCTCAACGGAGTCCAGCCTCTATGTGCCGGAGATGGCCTCCTACGGCAGTGAGGATCGTTTTGATCATCGAGCTGCGGAGGGGTTCATCTACGTCTGGGGACTGCCAACCCGTCTCTGGGCGGCCTCGCAGCGCAGATCAAGCTGA
- a CDS encoding NAD(P)/FAD-dependent oxidoreductase, giving the protein MAWHLARQGHRITLIDPGLEEPLERTSGDGNHLTGTRASLGVLMGNVFRRSSGRGWRLRQRSMALWPSWVCALQRQEPELILETPLLQLADGDETLGRMRKLADTRSACGLSLLERHQLQAVWPGVTHGGLLSERDGRINPLVLLKALRKALADLPVTGVAAAVETIRRAKPGQGGGWRLGCHDGSCLHQDTVVICAALNSPALLEPLGHPRPMQPVLGQALRLEITSGPTDWMSWPAVLVHRGYNLIPDGHGHVLLGATVEPGERSEPEPLQLMRHLEDSAPEWLRNAKVLEHWSGLRARPVERPAPLLERLEPGLLLATGHYRNGVLLTPATAEWVEQHLEDSVSMITRS; this is encoded by the coding sequence GTGGCCTGGCACCTGGCACGACAAGGCCACCGGATCACACTGATCGATCCAGGCCTTGAAGAACCGCTCGAACGCACCAGCGGTGACGGGAACCATCTGACGGGAACCCGTGCATCGCTGGGCGTTCTCATGGGAAACGTGTTCCGGCGTTCGAGTGGTCGCGGTTGGCGGCTCCGGCAAAGAAGCATGGCGCTCTGGCCCTCGTGGGTCTGCGCACTGCAGCGGCAGGAACCGGAACTGATCCTGGAGACACCGCTGCTGCAGCTCGCAGACGGTGATGAAACGCTCGGCCGCATGCGGAAGCTTGCCGACACCAGGTCAGCCTGCGGACTCTCCCTGCTTGAGCGGCACCAGCTGCAGGCCGTCTGGCCAGGCGTCACCCATGGGGGACTGCTCTCGGAACGGGATGGACGCATCAACCCGCTGGTGCTGCTGAAAGCTCTGCGAAAGGCCCTCGCCGATCTGCCGGTGACTGGGGTGGCCGCTGCTGTGGAGACGATCCGTCGCGCCAAGCCCGGACAAGGAGGTGGCTGGCGGCTGGGCTGCCATGACGGGAGTTGCCTGCATCAGGACACCGTCGTGATCTGCGCGGCGCTGAACAGTCCTGCTCTCCTGGAGCCACTGGGCCATCCACGCCCGATGCAGCCGGTGCTCGGACAGGCTCTGAGACTGGAGATCACATCCGGGCCGACGGACTGGATGAGCTGGCCAGCCGTCCTGGTGCATCGGGGATACAACCTGATTCCCGATGGACACGGTCATGTGCTGCTCGGCGCCACCGTGGAACCCGGCGAGCGATCAGAGCCGGAACCGCTGCAACTGATGCGCCATCTCGAAGACTCAGCACCCGAGTGGCTGCGAAACGCCAAGGTGCTGGAACACTGGAGCGGACTGCGGGCCAGACCGGTGGAGCGACCGGCACCCTTGCTGGAACGGCTGGAACCAGGGCTGCTGCTGGCGACCGGCCACTACAGAAACGGTGTTCTGCTGACACCTGCCACCGCGGAATGGGTCGAACAGCACCTGGAAGATTCGGTATCAATGATTACCAGGTCTTAA